A stretch of the Tardiphaga sp. 709 genome encodes the following:
- a CDS encoding bacterioferritin-associated ferredoxin, with protein sequence MIVCSCNVFSDHDVRSAVAGARPPRTPGQVYGCLGCSAQCGRCVRTIKKIMDEALGACAKSCCAGCPHTAAHGQSHTETHAHIELADIASIEAAA encoded by the coding sequence ATGATCGTTTGTTCCTGCAACGTCTTTTCCGACCATGATGTCCGTAGTGCCGTTGCCGGAGCGCGTCCGCCGCGTACGCCGGGGCAGGTCTATGGATGCCTCGGCTGCAGCGCCCAGTGCGGACGGTGCGTACGGACGATCAAGAAGATCATGGACGAAGCGCTGGGCGCTTGTGCCAAATCCTGCTGTGCCGGCTGTCCGCATACGGCGGCTCATGGGCAGTCTCACACCGAGACTCATGCGCATATCGAACTGGCAGATATTGCCTCGATCGAAGCGGCAGCCTAA
- the bfr gene encoding bacterioferritin produces the protein MKGDPKVIEFLNKGLRSELTAISQYWLHFRLLNHWGLVDMAKMWRKESIEEMNHADRFTDRILFLDGFPNMQVLDPLRIGQTVKEIIECDLAAEIGARTLYEEAATYCHGVKDYVSRDLFENLMKDEEGHIDFLETQLDLIERIGIDLYTQKHMGGLESEF, from the coding sequence ATGAAGGGCGACCCGAAGGTCATCGAATTCCTCAACAAGGGCCTGCGCAGTGAGCTCACAGCGATCAGCCAGTATTGGCTGCACTTCCGGCTCCTGAATCACTGGGGATTGGTCGACATGGCCAAGATGTGGCGCAAGGAATCCATTGAAGAGATGAATCATGCGGATCGTTTTACCGATCGCATTCTCTTCCTGGACGGCTTCCCGAACATGCAGGTTCTCGATCCGTTGCGCATCGGCCAGACGGTCAAGGAAATCATCGAATGCGATCTGGCCGCCGAGATTGGCGCCCGCACGCTTTATGAAGAAGCCGCCACCTATTGCCATGGCGTCAAGGATTACGTCTCGCGCGATCTGTTCGAAAACCTGATGAAGGACGAGGAAGGTCACATCGACTTCCTTGAAACCCAGCTCGATCTGATCGAGCGGATCGGCATCGATCTCTACACCCAGAAGCACATGGGTGGCCTTGAGAGCGAGTTCTGA
- a CDS encoding MSMEG_1061 family FMN-dependent PPOX-type flavoprotein, whose amino-acid sequence MTDVAADELRTIYPTPHPRVIAKARPTLDMHSSKFISLSPFCVLASSGPDGTVDASPRGGGVGFVRIASPTELQMPDRPGNNRIDTFQNLMAGSGHVQLIFFVPGIDDTLRVSGVARLIKDPELMASMEEFGKLPRAVLSITVTEAYFHCGKALMRSKLWSPEVQVKRSVMPSISEMVHDQTKLGEPMTQEQIDVAYRQQL is encoded by the coding sequence GTGACCGACGTCGCAGCAGACGAACTCCGCACCATTTATCCAACGCCGCATCCGCGCGTGATCGCCAAGGCGCGGCCGACGCTCGACATGCATTCCAGCAAGTTCATCTCGCTGTCCCCGTTCTGCGTGCTGGCCTCGTCGGGCCCGGATGGCACCGTCGACGCCTCGCCGCGTGGTGGCGGCGTCGGCTTCGTTCGGATTGCCTCGCCGACCGAGCTGCAGATGCCGGATCGTCCTGGCAACAATCGCATCGATACGTTCCAGAATCTGATGGCCGGCAGCGGCCATGTGCAGCTGATCTTCTTCGTTCCGGGCATCGACGACACCTTGCGTGTCAGTGGCGTCGCCAGGCTGATTAAAGATCCGGAACTGATGGCGTCGATGGAAGAGTTCGGCAAGCTCCCGCGCGCAGTGTTGAGCATCACCGTGACCGAAGCCTATTTTCATTGCGGCAAGGCACTGATGCGTTCGAAGCTGTGGTCGCCTGAGGTGCAGGTGAAGCGCTCGGTGATGCCGAGCATCTCCGAAATGGTTCACGACCAGACGAAACTCGGTGAACCGATGACCCAGGAACAGATCGACGTCGCCTATCGCCAGCAGTTGTAG
- a CDS encoding DUF2188 domain-containing protein, producing the protein MTEVTYVIVEHDGGWAYKVGAVFSEPYATHALATAAAKRAAAEQRVPGRTEVIAYEDEKGQWHEETASGSDRPNTHIIDKA; encoded by the coding sequence ATGACGGAAGTGACCTATGTGATCGTCGAGCATGATGGCGGTTGGGCCTATAAGGTTGGCGCCGTCTTCTCCGAACCGTATGCGACGCACGCACTCGCCACCGCAGCCGCCAAGCGCGCCGCGGCCGAGCAGAGGGTGCCGGGACGCACCGAGGTGATTGCCTATGAGGACGAAAAAGGGCAGTGGCACGAGGAAACGGCCTCGGGCAGTGATCGTCCCAACACCCACATCATCGACAAGGCCTGA
- a CDS encoding alpha/beta fold hydrolase, which produces MHALCAAAVVTCAWLAAMTAFAADYPAPKQGDWIAKDFKFHTGHVMPELKLHYTTVGEPSGQPVLVLHGTGGSALNMLTPAFAGEMFGAGQPLDATKYYIIIPDALGHGKSSKPSDGMKTAFPKYNYDDMVDAQHRLLIEGLGIKNVRMVIGNSMGGMHAWIWGTKYPDMMDVLVPMASQPTEMSARNWMMRRLMIETVRADPDYKAGNYTSQPGMIKFASVMYGIATAGGTLAYQMLAPTGEAADKNVDDRLRAPFVADANDFIYQWESSRDYNPSAGLEKITSVVLAINAADDERNPPETGLMDAALKRIKHAKMLLIPASTETRGHLTTGGAKFYKQQLQELLQTAPQRTM; this is translated from the coding sequence ATGCACGCATTGTGCGCTGCTGCCGTCGTGACATGTGCTTGGCTTGCTGCCATGACCGCGTTCGCCGCCGATTATCCGGCGCCGAAACAGGGCGACTGGATCGCGAAGGATTTCAAGTTTCATACCGGCCATGTGATGCCGGAGTTGAAGCTGCATTACACGACGGTGGGTGAGCCGAGCGGCCAGCCGGTGTTGGTGCTGCATGGCACTGGCGGTTCGGCGCTCAACATGTTGACGCCAGCTTTTGCGGGCGAGATGTTCGGCGCGGGCCAGCCGCTCGATGCCACAAAATACTACATCATCATTCCCGATGCGCTCGGCCACGGCAAATCGTCGAAACCCTCTGACGGGATGAAGACCGCATTTCCGAAGTACAATTACGACGACATGGTCGATGCCCAGCACCGGCTGCTGATCGAAGGGCTCGGCATCAAGAATGTGCGCATGGTGATCGGCAATTCCATGGGCGGCATGCATGCGTGGATCTGGGGCACGAAATATCCTGATATGATGGACGTCCTGGTGCCGATGGCGTCGCAACCGACCGAGATGAGCGCGCGAAACTGGATGATGCGGCGCTTGATGATCGAGACCGTGCGTGCCGATCCCGACTACAAGGCCGGCAACTACACATCCCAGCCTGGCATGATCAAATTTGCCAGTGTGATGTATGGCATCGCAACAGCCGGCGGCACGCTGGCCTATCAAATGCTGGCGCCGACCGGCGAGGCCGCCGACAAGAATGTCGATGACCGGCTCAGGGCGCCGTTTGTCGCCGATGCAAATGATTTCATCTATCAGTGGGAATCGTCGCGCGACTACAATCCATCAGCAGGTCTGGAGAAAATCACATCCGTCGTGCTCGCGATCAACGCTGCCGATGACGAGCGCAATCCGCCGGAGACCGGGTTGATGGATGCCGCGCTGAAGCGGATCAAACATGCGAAGATGCTGCTGATACCGGCGAGCACCGAGACCCGCGGTCATCTCACCACGGGCGGTGCGAAATTCTACAAACAGCAATTGCAGGAGTTGCTGCAGACCGCGCCGCAGCGGACCATGTAG
- a CDS encoding collagen-like protein: MAKDTISQTGLRGPRGEPGLPGPQGHPGRPGPEGAQGKPGLAGKAGANGKPGPQGKRGEAGPQGKAGVNGKAGADGKPGPIGPQGKAGPQGPRGEQGLQGKPGVQGEPGPRGEQGPPGTLPTLEQIMPWLHMVFDAWEDHRQMRAREAQEREEALRLEQQQEVVERVAALIEADTTAADEPADDNDGEKKKKKRKHKNKDD, translated from the coding sequence GTGGCAAAAGATACGATCAGCCAAACCGGATTACGCGGCCCCCGCGGCGAACCGGGGCTTCCCGGACCGCAGGGCCATCCCGGCCGTCCGGGACCGGAAGGCGCGCAGGGCAAGCCGGGCCTGGCCGGCAAAGCCGGCGCCAATGGCAAGCCGGGGCCGCAAGGCAAGCGCGGCGAAGCCGGGCCGCAGGGCAAGGCTGGCGTCAATGGAAAGGCTGGCGCCGACGGCAAGCCTGGTCCGATTGGACCGCAGGGCAAGGCCGGGCCGCAGGGACCACGGGGTGAACAGGGCCTTCAGGGCAAGCCCGGCGTGCAGGGTGAACCCGGGCCGCGCGGCGAGCAGGGTCCTCCCGGCACGCTGCCGACCCTCGAGCAGATCATGCCATGGCTGCACATGGTGTTCGATGCCTGGGAAGACCACCGCCAGATGCGCGCACGCGAAGCGCAGGAGCGCGAGGAAGCCCTGCGGCTTGAGCAGCAGCAGGAAGTCGTCGAGCGCGTCGCTGCGCTGATCGAAGCCGACACCACAGCAGCCGACGAGCCGGCTGACGACAATGACGGCGAGAAGAAAAAGAAGAAGCGCAAACACAAGAACAAGGACGACTGA
- a CDS encoding DUF2380 domain-containing protein yields the protein MRRGQVLWLLCGAVALLGAPAPAAAAGQLAVAVADFDYSDTSGEEADQSAQHRDRMTVFAALLRDGLAQRDYRVVRPACPQSACTAVSMAPDDLVAAARRDGARYLVYGGIRKMSTLVQWGEVQLFDVEREQLVMRRAVTFRGDTDTAFRRAADFVSETVKDAMAGR from the coding sequence ATGCGGAGAGGACAGGTCCTGTGGTTGCTGTGCGGCGCTGTAGCGCTGCTGGGAGCACCGGCGCCGGCCGCGGCTGCCGGACAGCTCGCCGTCGCGGTGGCTGATTTCGATTATAGCGACACGTCCGGCGAGGAGGCCGACCAGTCCGCGCAGCATCGCGACCGCATGACCGTCTTCGCTGCACTGCTGCGCGACGGGCTGGCGCAGCGCGACTATCGCGTGGTGCGTCCGGCCTGTCCGCAGTCCGCCTGCACTGCCGTCAGTATGGCACCCGACGATCTGGTCGCCGCAGCGCGGCGCGACGGCGCGCGTTACCTGGTCTATGGCGGCATCCGCAAGATGAGCACGCTGGTGCAATGGGGCGAGGTGCAGTTGTTCGATGTCGAGCGCGAGCAGCTGGTGATGCGTCGCGCCGTCACCTTCCGCGGCGATACTGACACCGCGTTCCGCCGCGCCGCCGATTTCGTCAGCGAGACGGTGAAGGATGCGATGGCCGGCCGATGA
- a CDS encoding RidA family protein translates to MPIQHFPPPPGIKAPPLSYAARVGDLLFVSGIPGFDANGQLPEQFEAQFGFVVRTIKRVLKDAGTDISHLVKVNVLLTRASDVAPMNALYAEAFGPPPYPARTTCVVQALPNPAMLIEIECVASLP, encoded by the coding sequence ATGCCCATCCAGCACTTCCCGCCCCCTCCCGGAATCAAGGCGCCGCCGCTGTCCTATGCGGCGCGGGTCGGCGATCTCCTGTTCGTCTCCGGCATTCCCGGCTTCGACGCCAATGGCCAGTTGCCGGAACAATTCGAGGCGCAGTTCGGATTTGTGGTGCGCACGATCAAACGGGTGCTGAAGGATGCCGGCACCGACATCTCGCACCTCGTCAAGGTCAACGTTCTGCTGACGCGTGCGTCCGACGTGGCTCCCATGAATGCTCTGTATGCCGAAGCCTTCGGACCACCGCCCTATCCGGCGCGCACCACCTGCGTGGTTCAAGCGCTGCCCAATCCGGCGATGCTGATCGAGATCGAGTGTGTGGCTTCGCTACCGTGA
- a CDS encoding helix-turn-helix domain-containing protein, which yields MDMFAPSSDPSEVVTMLIGATVHEVERELMLQTLARCDGNRTHAARVLGVSVRTMRNKIRQYSADGAAVPAHAHG from the coding sequence ATGGACATGTTTGCGCCCTCGTCAGATCCCAGCGAGGTCGTGACGATGCTGATCGGCGCGACTGTTCATGAGGTGGAACGCGAGCTGATGCTGCAGACGCTGGCGCGCTGCGACGGTAATCGCACCCATGCCGCCCGCGTACTTGGCGTCTCCGTCCGGACCATGCGCAACAAGATCAGGCAGTATTCGGCCGATGGCGCGGCCGTGCCGGCGCATGCACATGGATAG
- a CDS encoding DUF6691 family protein, with protein MLLVFVSFACGLVFGIGLLISGMTDTGKVLGFLDIFGAWDATLAFVMAGAVAVTGLGFALARRRGTPVLAAKNLWPTRRDVDTPLVIGATLFGIGWGLVGLCPGPALINLAGLGLPVIVFVVAMALGMLGHGAWSTRRTLMRQIGKA; from the coding sequence ATGTTACTTGTTTTCGTCAGCTTTGCTTGCGGCCTGGTGTTCGGCATCGGCCTCCTGATCTCGGGCATGACGGACACCGGGAAAGTACTCGGCTTCCTCGATATCTTCGGGGCTTGGGACGCGACGCTGGCTTTCGTGATGGCCGGCGCAGTCGCGGTCACCGGTCTTGGCTTCGCACTGGCGCGGCGGCGCGGCACACCTGTCCTTGCCGCAAAGAACCTGTGGCCGACACGCAGGGACGTCGACACGCCGCTCGTTATCGGGGCCACGCTGTTCGGGATCGGCTGGGGCCTCGTGGGGCTCTGTCCTGGCCCAGCGCTGATCAACCTCGCGGGGCTAGGCCTTCCCGTGATTGTGTTCGTCGTGGCAATGGCACTGGGCATGCTCGGTCACGGCGCATGGAGCACACGTCGCACGCTCATGCGACAGATCGGGAAAGCGTAG
- a CDS encoding YeeE/YedE family protein codes for MHHLTPLSGIVGGALIGLAASMLMLLTGRIAGISGIFGGLLQPGAGDRGWRIAFVAGLLAAPLLASLSGTPLPAPAMPASLIVIVIAGLLVGFGSRMGGGCTSGHGVCGIARLSARSIVATAIFMAAAIATVAVVRHGIGG; via the coding sequence ATGCATCACCTTACGCCTCTCTCTGGAATCGTCGGCGGTGCGCTGATCGGGCTCGCTGCCTCCATGCTGATGCTGCTGACCGGACGCATCGCCGGGATCAGCGGCATTTTCGGGGGGCTACTCCAACCCGGTGCCGGCGATCGCGGCTGGCGCATCGCCTTCGTCGCCGGACTTCTGGCAGCGCCCCTGCTCGCTTCGCTTTCGGGCACACCATTGCCAGCACCAGCGATGCCGGCGAGCCTGATCGTCATCGTTATCGCCGGGCTTCTGGTCGGTTTCGGCAGCCGCATGGGCGGCGGCTGCACATCCGGCCATGGCGTATGCGGTATCGCACGCCTGTCAGCACGTTCAATCGTCGCCACAGCGATCTTCATGGCCGCAGCGATCGCCACGGTCGCCGTCGTGCGTCACGGTATCGGAGGCTGA
- a CDS encoding DUF3829 domain-containing protein, which produces MISFRALAAAASAALTLTSITGAAAATQTATATATEKLNAYVGCVNSLSERTLDSRTRHFSWAPKSAATGKERIVYGLYKISAAV; this is translated from the coding sequence ATGATTTCTTTTCGCGCACTCGCTGCTGCCGCCAGCGCGGCGCTCACGCTGACATCCATCACCGGCGCCGCCGCCGCGACCCAAACCGCCACCGCCACCGCCACCGAAAAGCTCAACGCCTATGTCGGCTGCGTCAACAGTCTTTCCGAGCGCACGCTGGACTCGCGGACGCGCCACTTCAGCTGGGCGCCCAAATCCGCCGCGACCGGCAAGGAGCGCATCGTCTACGGGCTCTACAAGATCTCCGCAGCAGTGTGA
- a CDS encoding GTPase domain-containing protein: MTGILEPFTVATSYELIKIAKREGWLKQLIDLARRKNHALLLGSTGAGKTQFLRSTNEIISPAISPAARTEFATVGRFEINDSLFDLIDTPGQLEHRPRRDAETKEAIKQKLHGIINFVSYGFHEYGVPLQDVISGEQVKPEYLQEHQKREIDLIAEWAPLMSTEWVLTVVTKADIWWDSRETVAQHYQGGAYQKRLARLFPNAHHIVRPYSSISSRFYGTIPGSGSFDDSVRSACRAEVFRVLAEAAKAGTKRK, from the coding sequence ATGACTGGAATCCTAGAGCCATTTACCGTTGCTACAAGCTACGAGTTGATAAAAATTGCGAAAAGGGAAGGTTGGCTCAAGCAATTGATCGACTTGGCTCGTAGAAAAAATCACGCACTGCTTCTCGGTTCAACGGGAGCAGGAAAAACTCAGTTTCTACGATCAACCAATGAGATAATTTCACCTGCAATCTCGCCAGCCGCGCGAACCGAGTTTGCGACCGTTGGACGCTTCGAGATCAACGATTCATTGTTCGACTTGATAGACACTCCGGGGCAACTAGAACACCGCCCAAGAAGGGATGCAGAAACAAAAGAGGCCATCAAACAAAAGCTACATGGAATTATAAACTTTGTTTCTTACGGATTTCACGAGTACGGCGTTCCACTTCAAGACGTAATTTCTGGCGAACAGGTTAAACCTGAGTATCTACAGGAGCATCAAAAACGAGAGATTGATCTAATAGCGGAGTGGGCACCGCTAATGTCGACCGAGTGGGTTCTTACTGTCGTCACAAAAGCGGATATCTGGTGGGACTCGCGCGAGACAGTCGCGCAACACTACCAAGGAGGAGCTTATCAGAAGCGTCTGGCTCGGCTCTTCCCGAACGCTCACCACATTGTGCGCCCCTACTCTTCAATTTCTTCGCGCTTTTATGGGACGATTCCAGGCTCTGGGAGCTTTGACGATTCAGTTCGTTCAGCTTGCCGAGCGGAAGTCTTTCGAGTTCTCGCCGAAGCAGCAAAAGCCGGTACGAAAAGAAAATGA
- the thiC gene encoding phosphomethylpyrimidine synthase ThiC, with product MNIRSNPDTTLPAVTTGNLPSSRKIYAIPESAPDLRVPLREIILSEGAGEPNLPVYDTSGPYTDPDVLIDVNNGLSRARLDWVKERGGVEEYQGREIKPEDNGNVGAAHAAKSFKAYHKPLRGTGDAMITQYEFARAGIITKEMIYVAERENLGRKVQLDRAEAARADGESFGAEVPLFVTSEFVRSEIARGRAIIPCNINHAELEPMIIGRNFLTKINANIGNSAVTSSVEEEVDKMVWAIRWGADTVMDLSTGRNIHTTREWILRNAPIPIGTVPIYQALEKCDGDPVKLTWELYKDTLIEQCEQGVDYFTIHAGVRLAYIHLTANRVTGIVSRGGSIMAKWCLAHHKESFLYTHFEEICDIMRKYDVSFSLGDGLRPGSIADANDRAQFAELETLGELTKVAWAKGCQVMIEGPGHVPLHKIKINMDKQLKECGEAPFYTLGPLTTDIAPGYDHITSGIGAAMIGWFGCSMLCYVTPKEHLGLPNRDDVKVGVITYKIAAHASDLAKGHPAAQLRDDALSRARFDFRWQDQFNLGLDPETAVAYHDETLPKDAHKVAHFCSMCGPKFCSMKITQDVRDYAATLGDNEKAALNLGGTATMGMSMSGVIEDGMASMSQKFKDMGQQVYVQAQAVKDSNKAL from the coding sequence ATGAACATCCGCTCCAATCCCGACACCACCCTGCCCGCCGTCACCACCGGCAACCTGCCCTCGTCACGCAAGATCTACGCGATCCCGGAGAGCGCGCCCGATCTTCGCGTGCCGCTGCGTGAGATCATTCTGAGCGAAGGCGCCGGCGAGCCGAACCTGCCGGTCTATGACACGTCGGGTCCCTATACCGATCCGGACGTGCTGATCGACGTCAATAACGGCCTGTCCCGCGCGCGTCTCGATTGGGTCAAGGAGCGCGGCGGCGTCGAGGAATATCAGGGCCGCGAGATCAAGCCGGAAGATAACGGCAATGTCGGCGCAGCCCATGCTGCGAAGTCATTCAAGGCCTATCACAAGCCGCTGCGCGGCACCGGCGATGCCATGATCACGCAATATGAATTCGCCCGCGCCGGCATCATTACCAAGGAAATGATCTACGTCGCCGAGCGCGAGAATCTCGGCCGCAAGGTCCAGCTGGACCGCGCCGAGGCCGCGCGTGCCGACGGCGAGAGCTTCGGTGCCGAAGTGCCGCTGTTCGTCACGTCGGAATTCGTGCGCTCGGAAATCGCGCGCGGCCGCGCGATTATCCCCTGCAATATCAACCACGCCGAGCTGGAGCCGATGATCATCGGCCGCAACTTCCTCACCAAGATCAATGCCAATATTGGCAACTCCGCCGTGACCTCGTCGGTCGAGGAAGAAGTCGACAAGATGGTGTGGGCGATCCGCTGGGGCGCCGATACCGTGATGGACCTCTCGACGGGCCGCAACATCCACACCACCCGCGAATGGATCCTGCGCAATGCGCCGATCCCGATCGGCACCGTGCCGATCTATCAGGCGCTGGAGAAGTGCGACGGCGATCCGGTCAAGCTGACCTGGGAACTCTACAAGGACACGCTGATCGAGCAGTGCGAACAGGGCGTCGATTACTTCACCATCCATGCCGGCGTTCGGCTGGCCTACATCCATCTCACCGCCAACCGCGTCACCGGCATCGTCTCGCGCGGCGGCTCCATCATGGCCAAGTGGTGCCTCGCGCATCACAAGGAGAGCTTCCTCTACACCCACTTCGAAGAAATCTGCGACATCATGCGCAAGTATGACGTGTCGTTCTCGCTCGGCGACGGCCTCCGTCCCGGCTCGATCGCCGATGCCAATGACCGCGCGCAATTCGCCGAACTGGAGACGCTCGGTGAGCTCACCAAGGTGGCATGGGCGAAGGGCTGCCAGGTGATGATCGAAGGCCCCGGCCATGTGCCGCTGCACAAGATCAAGATCAACATGGACAAGCAGCTCAAGGAATGCGGCGAAGCGCCGTTCTACACCTTGGGGCCGCTGACCACCGACATCGCGCCGGGCTACGACCACATCACCTCGGGCATCGGCGCCGCCATGATCGGCTGGTTCGGCTGTTCGATGCTCTGCTACGTGACGCCGAAGGAGCATCTCGGCCTGCCCAACCGCGACGACGTCAAGGTCGGCGTCATCACCTACAAGATCGCGGCGCACGCCTCCGATCTCGCCAAGGGCCACCCCGCCGCGCAGCTCCGCGACGACGCGCTGTCACGCGCCCGTTTCGATTTCCGCTGGCAGGACCAGTTCAATCTCGGCCTCGATCCGGAAACCGCCGTCGCCTATCATGACGAGACGCTGCCGAAGGACGCCCACAAGGTCGCGCATTTCTGCTCGATGTGCGGACCGAAGTTCTGCTCGATGAAGATCACGCAGGACGTCCGCGACTATGCAGCAACCCTCGGCGACAACGAAAAGGCCGCGCTGAACCTCGGCGGCACAGCGACGATGGGCATGTCGATGAGTGGCGTGATCGAGGACGGCATGGCCAGCATGAGCCAAAAGTTCAAGGACATGGGCCAGCAGGTCTATGTACAGGCGCAAGCGGTGAAGGACAGCAACAAGGCGCTGTAA
- a CDS encoding thiamine phosphate synthase produces MPYPDRFYPVVDTVAWVKRLTQLGVGTVQLRAKDLDDAAATTLFREALAITSDTKTKLVVNDYWRVAIDLKAQHLHLGQEDLAEADIAAIRKAGITLGLSTHDEDELETALRANPDYVALGPIFFTTLKSMRFAPQGIPKISVWKKRIGTLPLVAIGGIKFEQSAEIFAAGADSIAVVSDVTQHADPDARVHQWLGASAKAA; encoded by the coding sequence ATGCCGTATCCTGACCGTTTCTATCCCGTCGTCGACACCGTAGCCTGGGTGAAGCGCCTCACGCAGCTGGGCGTCGGCACCGTGCAGCTTCGCGCCAAGGATCTTGACGACGCAGCGGCGACGACGCTGTTTCGCGAGGCGCTGGCCATCACGAGCGACACGAAAACGAAGCTTGTGGTCAACGACTACTGGCGCGTCGCCATCGACCTCAAGGCGCAGCATCTGCATCTCGGCCAGGAAGATCTCGCCGAGGCCGATATTGCCGCGATCCGCAAGGCCGGCATCACGCTCGGCCTCTCCACGCATGACGAGGACGAACTCGAAACCGCATTGCGCGCCAATCCGGATTACGTCGCGCTCGGCCCGATCTTCTTCACAACGTTGAAGTCCATGCGCTTCGCGCCGCAGGGCATTCCGAAAATCTCGGTCTGGAAGAAGCGCATCGGCACCCTGCCGCTGGTGGCGATCGGCGGCATCAAGTTCGAACAGTCCGCAGAGATCTTTGCCGCCGGCGCGGATTCCATTGCCGTCGTCAGCGACGTCACCCAACACGCAGACCCGGACGCCCGCGTCCATCAATGGCTTGGCGCATCCGCCAAAGCCGCCTGA
- a CDS encoding thiazole synthase produces the protein MVSFYGKEFKSRLLIGSALYPSPAIMQDAIRASGAGIVTVSLRRESAGGKTGDAFWSLIRELDVTVLPNTAGCRSVREAVTTAKLARELFGTSWIKLEVIADNDTLQPDVVGLVEAADILIKDGFEVFPYCTEDLSVAMRLVDAGCKVVMPWAAPIGSARGIINADALRLMRDRLPDITLVVDAGLGAPSHAAEALELGYDAVLLNTAIAKAADPVAMANAFRLAVEAGRTGYEAGLMGARDFASPSTPVIGTPFWHAVS, from the coding sequence ATGGTGAGTTTTTACGGCAAGGAATTCAAATCCCGCCTGCTGATCGGCAGCGCGCTCTATCCGTCGCCCGCGATCATGCAGGACGCGATCCGCGCCTCCGGCGCCGGCATCGTCACCGTGTCGCTGCGGCGTGAATCCGCCGGCGGCAAGACTGGTGATGCGTTCTGGTCGCTGATTAGAGAGCTCGACGTTACCGTACTGCCGAACACCGCGGGCTGCCGCAGCGTGCGCGAAGCGGTAACGACCGCAAAGCTCGCGCGCGAATTGTTCGGCACGTCCTGGATCAAGCTTGAAGTGATCGCCGACAACGACACGCTGCAGCCAGATGTGGTCGGCCTCGTCGAAGCCGCCGATATCCTGATCAAGGACGGCTTTGAGGTGTTCCCCTATTGCACCGAGGACTTGAGCGTCGCGATGCGTCTGGTGGATGCCGGCTGCAAGGTGGTGATGCCCTGGGCCGCGCCAATCGGCTCGGCACGCGGCATCATCAATGCCGACGCCTTGAGGCTGATGCGCGACCGCCTGCCCGATATCACGCTGGTGGTTGATGCCGGCCTCGGCGCGCCATCGCATGCCGCCGAGGCGCTCGAGCTCGGCTATGACGCCGTACTGCTCAACACCGCTATCGCCAAGGCGGCCGATCCCGTTGCCATGGCCAACGCCTTCCGCCTCGCCGTCGAGGCCGGCCGCACCGGCTATGAGGCGGGCCTGATGGGCGCACGCGACTTCGCTTCTCCTTCCACTCCAGTCATCGGGACACCGTTCTGGCATGCCGTATCCTGA
- the thiS gene encoding sulfur carrier protein ThiS, translating into MQVIVNGEHREIEASHVGALLQELDYEGTHCAIALNFDVVPRSAWAQTPLKAGDEIEIITPRQGG; encoded by the coding sequence ATGCAAGTGATCGTCAATGGCGAGCACCGCGAGATCGAGGCGTCGCATGTCGGCGCGCTGCTGCAGGAACTGGACTATGAAGGCACGCATTGCGCCATTGCGCTGAATTTCGACGTGGTGCCACGCAGCGCCTGGGCGCAGACGCCACTGAAGGCCGGCGACGAAATCGAGATCATTACGCCACGGCAGGGAGGCTGA